A single genomic interval of Mauremys reevesii isolate NIE-2019 linkage group 24, ASM1616193v1, whole genome shotgun sequence harbors:
- the LOC120390335 gene encoding interferon-inducible GTPase 5-like isoform X1, translating to MGVTRSEGLLQLAGADMASQSSEGIIKLSREELEALKAAFEEGNLAGVASRLQEMLESLETVQLDVGITGETGSGKSSFVNALRGLGDEDAGAARTGVVETTREPTPYQHPRYPNVTIWDLPGIGTPDFHPDTYLEQVSFSRYDIFFIIASQRFTANHAALARHIQAMDKSFYFVRSKVDVDLDCSLRRRPSSYSEVGVLQEIRQNCLEGLRAQGIHSPQVFLLSAFDLSKYDFHLLGETLERELSHHKRHAFLMALPNISLHILEKKKAAMLEHMWLVSTVACGIHAAPIPGLLISCDVDVLARTLQGYCKGFGLDDDSLEKLAAQMGQPVEQMKAVIKSPLAKEISNILVVQLLIQAGSEAPKLANEVLSSVPLLGSLASGALSFATTYKMLRSFVNAVAADAQKVLIKAFNLDAKK from the exons ATGGGAGTAACCCGCTCTGAG gggctgctgcagcttgCTGGAGCCGACATGGCCTCACAGAGCAGTGAGGGCATCATCAAGCTGTCGAGGGAGGAGCTGGAGGCCCTGAAAGCTGCCTTTGAGGAGGGGAACCTCGCTGGAGTGGCCTCCAGgctgcaggagatgctggagTCGCTGGAGACCGTCCAGCTGGACGTGGGCATCACGGGCGAGACCGGCTCTGGGAAGTCGTCCTTCGTCAATGCCCTCCGGGGCCTGGGCGATGAAGATGCAGGTGCCGCCCGCACCGGTGTGGTGGAGACCACCAGGGAGCCGACTCCATATCAGCATCCCCGGTACCCCAACGTGACCATCTGGGACCTACCGGGGATCGGCACACCCGATTTCCACCCCGACACCTACCTGGAGCAGGTCAGCTTCTCACGCTATGACATTTTCTTCATCATCGCCTCGCAGCGCTTCACCGCCAACCACGCCGCTCTGGCCCGCCACATCCAGGCCATGGACAAGAGTTTCTACTTCGTCCGCTCCAAGGTGGATGTAGACCTGGATTGCTCCCTCAGGCGCCGGCCATCCAGCTACAGCGAGGTGGGGGTGCTGCAGGAGATCCGGCAGAATTGCCTGGAGGGTCTGCGGGCCCAAGGCATCCACTCGCCCCAGGTCTTCCTCCTCTCGGCCTTTGATCTCAGCAAGTACGACTTCCACCTCCTGGGGGAGACGCTGGAGAGGGAGCTGAGCCACCACAAGCGGCACGCCTTCCTGATGGCCCTGCCCAACATCTCCCTGCACATCCTggagaagaagaaggcagcaatGTTGGAGCACATGTGGCTGGTTTCCACCGTGGCCTGCGGTATCCACGCTGCGCCCATCCCAGGGCTCCTGATCTCCTGCGATGTGGACGTCCTGGCCAGGACCCTGCAAGGTTACTGCAAGGGCTTTGGCCTGGATGACGACTCTCTGGAGAAGCTGGCGGCACAAATGGGGCAGCCAGTGGAGCAGATGAAGGCCGTGATCAAGTCACCGTTGGCCAAGGAGATCTCCAACATCCTGGTGGTACAGCTGTTGATACAGGCAGGCAGCGAggcacctaagctagccaatgaggTGCTGAGCTCTGTCCCGCTCCTGGGCTCACTTGCATCCGGAGCACTGTCTTTTGCCACCACGTACAAGATGCTGAGGAGCTTTGTGAATGCGGTGGCTGCTGATGCCCAGAAGGTGCTTATTAAAGCCTTCAACTTGGATGCTAAGAAATGA
- the LOC120390335 gene encoding interferon-inducible GTPase 5-like isoform X2: protein MASQSSEGIIKLSREELEALKAAFEEGNLAGVASRLQEMLESLETVQLDVGITGETGSGKSSFVNALRGLGDEDAGAARTGVVETTREPTPYQHPRYPNVTIWDLPGIGTPDFHPDTYLEQVSFSRYDIFFIIASQRFTANHAALARHIQAMDKSFYFVRSKVDVDLDCSLRRRPSSYSEVGVLQEIRQNCLEGLRAQGIHSPQVFLLSAFDLSKYDFHLLGETLERELSHHKRHAFLMALPNISLHILEKKKAAMLEHMWLVSTVACGIHAAPIPGLLISCDVDVLARTLQGYCKGFGLDDDSLEKLAAQMGQPVEQMKAVIKSPLAKEISNILVVQLLIQAGSEAPKLANEVLSSVPLLGSLASGALSFATTYKMLRSFVNAVAADAQKVLIKAFNLDAKK, encoded by the coding sequence ATGGCCTCACAGAGCAGTGAGGGCATCATCAAGCTGTCGAGGGAGGAGCTGGAGGCCCTGAAAGCTGCCTTTGAGGAGGGGAACCTCGCTGGAGTGGCCTCCAGgctgcaggagatgctggagTCGCTGGAGACCGTCCAGCTGGACGTGGGCATCACGGGCGAGACCGGCTCTGGGAAGTCGTCCTTCGTCAATGCCCTCCGGGGCCTGGGCGATGAAGATGCAGGTGCCGCCCGCACCGGTGTGGTGGAGACCACCAGGGAGCCGACTCCATATCAGCATCCCCGGTACCCCAACGTGACCATCTGGGACCTACCGGGGATCGGCACACCCGATTTCCACCCCGACACCTACCTGGAGCAGGTCAGCTTCTCACGCTATGACATTTTCTTCATCATCGCCTCGCAGCGCTTCACCGCCAACCACGCCGCTCTGGCCCGCCACATCCAGGCCATGGACAAGAGTTTCTACTTCGTCCGCTCCAAGGTGGATGTAGACCTGGATTGCTCCCTCAGGCGCCGGCCATCCAGCTACAGCGAGGTGGGGGTGCTGCAGGAGATCCGGCAGAATTGCCTGGAGGGTCTGCGGGCCCAAGGCATCCACTCGCCCCAGGTCTTCCTCCTCTCGGCCTTTGATCTCAGCAAGTACGACTTCCACCTCCTGGGGGAGACGCTGGAGAGGGAGCTGAGCCACCACAAGCGGCACGCCTTCCTGATGGCCCTGCCCAACATCTCCCTGCACATCCTggagaagaagaaggcagcaatGTTGGAGCACATGTGGCTGGTTTCCACCGTGGCCTGCGGTATCCACGCTGCGCCCATCCCAGGGCTCCTGATCTCCTGCGATGTGGACGTCCTGGCCAGGACCCTGCAAGGTTACTGCAAGGGCTTTGGCCTGGATGACGACTCTCTGGAGAAGCTGGCGGCACAAATGGGGCAGCCAGTGGAGCAGATGAAGGCCGTGATCAAGTCACCGTTGGCCAAGGAGATCTCCAACATCCTGGTGGTACAGCTGTTGATACAGGCAGGCAGCGAggcacctaagctagccaatgaggTGCTGAGCTCTGTCCCGCTCCTGGGCTCACTTGCATCCGGAGCACTGTCTTTTGCCACCACGTACAAGATGCTGAGGAGCTTTGTGAATGCGGTGGCTGCTGATGCCCAGAAGGTGCTTATTAAAGCCTTCAACTTGGATGCTAAGAAATGA